From one Solanum lycopersicum chromosome 12, SLM_r2.1 genomic stretch:
- the LOC138340578 gene encoding hydroxyphenylpyruvate reductase-like, whose translation MAMAKIGVLVICPMLSYLEEELDKRFNLFRLWEAPSKSEFLTQNSDSIRAVVGSASFGADSELIDALPNLEIVSSFCVGLDKIDLVKCKERGIRVTNTPDVLTDDVADAAIGLILATLRRICVADGFVRSGLWKNGDFELTSKFSGKSVGIIGLGRIGSAIAKRAEAFGCPISYHSRSKKPNINYKFYSTVVDLAANSEILVVACALTEETRNIVNRIVLDALGPKGIIINIGRGAHVDESELVAALIEGRIGGAGLDVYQREPEVPEQLFGLENVVLLSHVASDTVETCTAMADLVIANLEAHFLHKPLLTPVL comes from the exons ATGGCGATGGCGAAAATAGGAGTATTGGTGATATGCCCAATGCTATCTTACCTAGAAGAAGAGCTCGACAAGCGTTTCAATCTGTTCAGATTGTGGGAAGCTCCTTCTAAGTCTGAGTTTTTGACTCAGAACAGTGACTCAATCCGAGCTGTTGTGGGTAGCGCATCTTTTGGTGCTGACTCAGAGCTCATTGATGCATTACCAAACTTGGAAATTGTATCATCTTTTTGTGTGGGTTTGGATAAGATTGATTTGGTTAAGTGTAAAGAGAGAGGGATTAGAGTTACTAATACTCCTGATGTGCTCACTGATGATGTAGCTGATGCAGCTATTGGACTGATATTAGCAACTTTGAGGAGAATTTGTGTTGCTGATGGGTTTGTTAGAAGCGGGTTATGGAAAAATGGCGATTTCGAGTTGACATCGAAG TTCAGCGGTAAATCAGTTGGCATAATTGGATTGGGCAGAATTGGTTCAGCAATAGCAAAGAGAGCTGAAGCTTTTGGATGCCCCATTAGCTACCACTCCAGATCCAAGAAACCAAACATCAACTACAAATTCTACTCTACTGTGGTCGATTTGGCTGCAAACTCTGAAATCCTTGTTGTTGCATGCGCTTTGACTGAAGAAACTCGAAACATAGTCAATCGCATAGTGCTTGATGCATTAGGTCCAAAGGGCATCATAATCAACATAGGACGAGGTGCACATGTAGATGAATCTGAACTTGTAGCTGCACTGATTGAAGGTCGTATTGGTGGAGCTGGTCTTGATGTTTATCAGAGAGAACCAGAGGTTCCTGAACAATTGTTCGGACTTGAGAATGTTGTTCTATTGTCCCATGTTGCAAGTGATACAGTAGAAACTTGCACAGCCATGGCAGACCTTGTTATTGCAAACTTGGAAGCTCATTTTCTTCACAAACCATTGTTGACTCCTGTGCTCTGA
- the LOC101244463 gene encoding uncharacterized protein: protein MLEGKALIEDTDMPVKMQIQAMSYASQALDLYDVLDCKSIAAHIKKEFDKKYGGGWQCVVGSNFGCFFTHTKGTFIYFTLETLNFLIFKGASSP from the exons ATGTTAGAAGGCAAAGCACTGATTGAAGACACAGACATGCCTGTAAAGATGCAGATCCAAGCTATGTCATACGCTTCTCAAGCTCTTGATCTGTATGATGTTTTAGACTGCAAATCTATTGCTGCTCACATCAAGAAG gaaTTTGACAAGAAGTATGGAGGTGGATGGCAATGTGTGGTGGGATCAAACTTTGGGTGTTTCTTTACTCATACTAAAGGAACATTTATCTATTTCACTTTAGAGACTCtaaattttctcattttcaaaGGAGCCTCTTCTCCTTGA
- the LOC101244164 gene encoding hydroxyphenylpyruvate reductase — protein sequence MESIGVLMACPMSSYLEQQLDNRFNLIRYWNFSDKKQFINDYAHSIRAVVGNAAAGADAELIEALPQLEIVASFSVGLDKIDLNKCKEKGIRVTNTPDVLTEDVADLAIGLILAVLRRICESDRYVKKGLWKAGDFALTSKFSGKRVGIIGLGRIGLAIAKRAEAFDCPISYYARSEKTNTNYKYYPTVVELATNCEILVVACALTPETRYVVNREVIDALGAKGILINIGRGPHVDEKEMVSSLLDGRLGGAGLDVFENEPEVPDNLFGLENVVLLPHVASGTEETRESMADIVIGNLEAHFQNKPLLTPVV from the exons ATGGAATCTATAGGAGTACTAATGGCGTGTCCAATGTCATCATACTTAGAACAACAACTCGATAATCGATTCAACCTCATACGTTACTGGAACTTCTCCGATAAGAAACAATTCATCAACGACTACGCTCATTCAATACGTGCTGTTGTGGGAAACGCTGCTGCTGGTGCTGATGCAGAGCTTATCGAGGCGTTGCCTCAGCTAGAAATTGTGGCTAGTTTCAGTGTTGGTTTAGATAAGATTGATTTGAACAAGTGTAAAGAGAAGGGTATTAGAGTGACTAATACACCAGATGTGTTAACTGAGGATGTTGCTGATCTTGCTATTGGATTAATATTGGCTGTGCTAAGGAGGATTTGCGAGTCTGATCGATATGTGAAGAAGGGATTGTGGAAGGCTGGTGATTTCGCGTTGACTTCTAAG TTTAGTGGCAAAAGAGTTGGTATCATAGGATTAGGGAGGATTGGCTTAGCAATTGCAAAGAGAGCAGAGGCTTTTGATTGTCCAATCAGTTACTACGCGCGATCAGAAAAGACAAATACGAATTACAAATACTATCCAACTGTAGTAGAACTCGCTACCAATTGTGAGATCCTGGTTGTGGCGTGTGCACTAACTCCTGAGACTCGTTACGTTGTCAACCGCGAAGTGATTGATGCATTAGGTGCAAAAGGGATTCTTATCAACATTGGAAGGGGACCTCATGTTGATGAAAAAGAGATGGTATCTTCTCTTCTTGATGGTCGATTAGGGGGCGCTGGCCTTGATGTGTTTGAGAATGAACCTGAAGTCCCTGATAATCTGTTCGGCCTTGAGAATGTGGTCTTGCTGCCTCATGTAGCTAGTGGAACAGAGGAAACACGCGAGTCGATGGCTGACATTGTCATCGGCAACTTAGAAGCTCACTTTCAGAACAAACCACTGTTGACTCCGGTGGTTTAG
- the LOC101268846 gene encoding rop guanine nucleotide exchange factor 12, with amino-acid sequence MVRAALEEAKEMCKAKLLHFKGKSEDVIIETSNTSDSGDELATSKSEDQPVFSRSESVMMRPNETPVVSSPPAKQGPPSDMELMREKFAKLLLGEDMSGGGKGVSSALALSNAITNLAASVFGEQKRLEPMPADRKAKWRREIDWLLSVTDHVVEFVPSKQISKDGTSMEVMVTKQRNDLQMNVPALRKLDAMLLDCLDSFKDQNEFSYVSKDDESQEGRNDDKWWIPTPKVPKNGLSDVTRKWLQFQKDSVNQVLKAAMAINAQILLEMEIPESYIDSLPKNGRASLGDTIYRSITDEYFDPDYFLTTMDLSSEHKILDLKNKLEASVIIWRRKMTSKDGKSAWGSAVSVEKREIFEDRAETILLILKQRFPGIPQSSLDISKIQYNEDVGQAILESYSRIIESRAHTVMSRIEDVLQVDATAQNPSCADLKRSPLRDSLRVSPSGSFPNAREEVEKLNAAENPTSMTLLDFMGWTVEQGDNDTKKDVKEDIDVDAKKPPSIVTNKKLSYLDNIVGARSPTARH; translated from the exons ATGGTTCGAGCAGCGCTTGAGGAAGCGAAAGAAATGTGCAAGGCAAAGTTGTTGCATTTCAAAGGAAAATCTGAAGATGTTATTATTGAGACTAGTAATACTAGTGACTCTGGGGATGAATTGGCCACATCGAAAAGTGAAGATCAGCCTGTGTTTAGTCGCAGTGAGTCTGTTATGATGCGACCAAACGAGACCCCTGTTGTCTCTAGCCCACCCGCGAAACAGGGCCCACCTTCAG ATATGGAGCTGATGAGGGAAAAATTTGCAAAGTTGTTGCTTGGCGAGGATATGTCTGGTGGAGGAAAGGGTGTGTCTTCTGCGTTGGCATTGTCAAACGCGATAACAAACCTAGCAG CATCTGTGTTTGGGGAACAGAAGAGATTAGAGCCAATGCCAGCAGATAGAAAAGCCAAATGGAGAAGAGAAATCGATTGGTTGTTATCTGTAACAGATCATGTTGTTGAATTCGTTCCTTCTAAACAAATATCAAAAGACGGAACAAGCATGGAG GTTATGGTGACAAAGCAGAGAAATGATCTTCAAATGAACGTTCCAGCTTTACGCAAGCTAGATGCTATGCTTCTT GATTGCTTAGATAGCTTTAAAGACCAAAATGAGTTCTCGTATGTATCAAAGGATGACGAATCACAGGAAGGGAGGAACGATGACAAATGGTGGATACCGACTCCTAAGGTTCCAAAGAATGGCTTGTCTGATGTTACAAGGAAATGGCTGCAATTTCAAAAGGATTCAGTAAACCAAGTTCTTAAAGCAGCCATGGCCATAAATGCTCAAATCTTGTTAGAAATGGAAATCCCCGAAAGTTATATAGATTCCCTACCTAAG AATGGGAGAGCAAGTCTTGGAGATACGATCTATAGGAGTATCACTGACGAATACTTTGATCCCGACTACTTCCTCACAACTATGGACTTGTCTTCGGAGCATAAAATTTTAGACCTCAAGAACAAACTTGAGGCTTCTGTTATTATTTGGAGACGAAAGATGACGTCTAAAGATGGGAAGTCAGCATGGGGCTCTGCCGTTAGTGTAGAGAAGAGAGAAATCTTTGAAGACAGAGCCGAGACTATCTTGCTCATTCTTAAGCAGCGATTCCCTGGAATTCCTCAGTCATCTCTAGACATTAGCAAAATCCAATACAATGAG GACGTGGGGCAAGCTATTTTAGAAAGCTATTCAAGAATAATAGAGAGCAGGGCGCACACAGTGATGTCACGGATTGAAGATGTTCTCCAAGTAGATGCTACGGCCCAAAATCCTTCCTGTGCTGATCTGAAGAGGTCTCCTTTAAGAGATTCACTACGGGTATCACCATCAGGCAGCTTCCCAAATGCTAGGGAAGAAGTAGAAAAGCTTAACGCTGCAGAGAATCCAACGTCAATGACATTGTTGGATTTCATGGGTTGGACAGTAGAACAAGGAGATAATGACACAAAGAAAGATGTGAAGGAGGATATAGACGTCGATGCAAAGAAACCACCTAGTATAGTTACAAACAAGAAACTTTCTTACTTAGATAACATAGTTGGTGCTAGAAGTCCAACTGCACGCCACTAA